DNA sequence from the Piliocolobus tephrosceles isolate RC106 chromosome 9, ASM277652v3, whole genome shotgun sequence genome:
taaaatggttaaaatgatgaattttacaTTGAATTTCACTTcataggaaatttttttaaaaacagcaacaaaccaCTTTAACGGACACGTAAATTCCCTGGGGGTCTCATTGTAATGCAGATTTGGAAGTCTGGGTGGGTCCTGAGACCCTGATCCCCTTGCTTCTCACCTATGGCCACATTTTGAGAAGCAAGGCCACTCGAAGGGCCCCCACCTGTGTGAGTGAACCCCTGCTCCATCTGCCCCAGTAAATAAGGAGTGCTAAAGCACAGATGGCGGGTGTGGGCGTGTCCCCAGGTCTGAGCCTGAAGGGGGTTGCAGGCCTCTTCCAGGCATGGAAGTGGAGGGAGAGGGGGCTATAGTTAAACGGGTTACTCTGTCAGCAGACACAGAGGAGACCAAAAGAATAGCTTTTATTTCACACGAAGCTGAGGAAGGACGGCGAGAGGACAGGGCTGGCTCTGTGGGTGCTGCCTGGCAGGTGCACCACCTCCAGCTGCTGGGCTGCAGCTCCGGGGCTCAGAAGCCATCTGAAAGAAAGCAGAGGCCTCCAGTGAGCAAGCTGGGGTGCTGCAGGGTACCCGCCCCCGAGGTGTCCAGCagttctttcccttccctccctagTCCCCGGGAACTCCTGCGCGCGGGACACAGGGATCAAGAAGACAGCagagtggaaccccatctctgcctGATCAGTAGGGGTTACCCGTCTTCCCTGAGAGGGTTTTGGGGTGGAACAGGAGTGGCTTCTCAGGGTGAAAAGAAAGGAGCTAAGGAGCTCCAGCCGTGAGAAGGCCAACGAAGGAGGCAGTTTCTCCGCGCCAGGGTTGTGCTGAGATGGCATCTAGGGCTGGCTCTTCCAGAACCTCATTTGACACTGGGCAGCAGCGACCGGGTGGCGGGGGCGCGGGGCGGGGAACAAGGATGATGTCGTCCCTCTTCCGTCCCCAGGGAGCGCTGGGGCCCTCCCTGCCAGCCAGGCTACACCTGTGCGATGGAGCAGCCGTCCCCGTCTCGCCTGCCCAGCCCCAGATGACAGCAGCCCAGAGGCTGTCCTCTGCCACCTGCACTGCTCACCTTCTCCGAGGAGGTCGGGAGCGGGGCTGAAGGGTCCCGGGGGCAGGTTCCAGGCCAGCTCCTCCAGCAGGCTCAGCAGACCTTTCACCTCTGTCCCCAGGTGATCCACGGTCTTCTCTACCATCTAGAGTGGGAAAGGGGGTAAAGTCGAGGACAGGAGTGGTTCCACGTTCTGCTTCATCAGCCAGGTCCTAAGAGCAGCTGGCGGTCCAGTGCACTGCAGTGAGAAAGGACTAGGCGCTGCGGGACCTGGGGTTTCTTCACTCAGGCTCTGCCCctacctgcctcagtttccccagatgACAATATCCTAGGGGGCTCGCTCTCTAAGGTTCCTTCCTTTTTGGCACTCAGTCACAGGTTTGGATGAAGCGCCTGTAGAATACTCTACCTTTTGGCCTTTGCAGACTGGAGCTCACATTCCTTTTGTTGTTCTGCCCCCTGGTGGTGTCTCTGCCAAATGACAAGTTTGGGATTCTGAAATTTACTCAGGGTTCTTAATGGTTTTTCCCTGTGTGTGCCATGGATACCACTGGCAGGGTGGTGAAGCCTACAGACCTCTTCTCAGAATAATGCCTTAAATgcgaaaaataaaacatatagaaTTACCAAGGACAccaattgcattaaaatattcaagtattagaatggcatgaagccgggaggcggagcttgcagtgagccgagatccggccactgcgctccagcccgggcgacagagcgagactccgtcccaaaaaaaaaaaaaaaaaaaaaaattcaagcattaggccaggcgtggtggctcatgcctgtaatcccagcagtttgggaggccgaggcaggcagatcaccggaggtcccgagttcgagattagcctagtcaacatggtgaaaccctgcctctactaaaaatacaaaaagaatccgggcgtggtagtgcccgtctgtagtcccagctactcgggaggccgaggcaagagaatcacttgaaccggaaggtacaggttgcagtgagctgagaccacaccattgcactccagcctgggtgacagagtgacactctacctcaaaaaaaaaaaaaaaagaaaaattcaagtatttaaaattaaactttttggcccaacacggtggctcacgcctgtaatcccagcactttgggaggctgaggcgagatcacttgagatcaggagtttgagactagcctggccaacatggtgaaaccctatctctaccaaaagtacaaaaaattagctgggcatagtggtgcatgcctgtagtcccagctactcgggagattgaggcacaagaatcattgcaacctgggaggcagaggatgcagtgagccaagattgtaccatgcactccaggctgggtgacagagactctgtcaaaaaaaaaattaattttttgatgtaatatatatgtattggcaggacaaagtggctcatgcctgtaatcccagcaccttgggaggccaaggtgggtgaatggcttgagctcaggagttcaagaccagcctgggcaacatagcaaaaccttgcatctccaaaaaaatacaaaaattagtcaggcatggtggcacatgtgcctgtagtcccagctacttggaagactgaggtgggaggatcgcttgagactggGAAATGGAAGTTGCAGAgaaccaagactgcaccatgacactccagcctgctagacagagagagaccctgcctcagaaaaaaagaaaaatgtatttattaactcACTAAATCACATGATTTAATATCAGGCCTAACCACAACTGAAATTTTGACACAAGGGTAAAAATTGTATGTTGAGATATTCATAACTAGAGGCAGATGAAATTATCTGGATTTCTATTGATGACAAAGTTATAGTACTATTAATACCACGGCTTGCTATCTGTATCTATGATGAATGGTACACTCAATTCCAGTTAAAGGCTTGTGACAATAAAGATGTAAACGTTTCCCCACACAAGTTAGGAATCGTGGCTATATAACAAAACAGTGACTGAATTTCCACCTTCCCATCCAGTAACGATGTTGAAATACCCATGTGGGGATAAGCAAGGCCTTAGGAGAGGCAGAGTCCATTGGGGGCTGGGCACCCTGGCAACCCAAATGGGAGGGTGATGTTGGACAAGGTGGTCACAGGGCAGGATTGGCCTGGATGTCCTCACATTCCAAAGCAAGCCTGCATCTGCCCATAAAAACATCATTCTAGAAGGTGGTCCTGAACCCGCATGCCCTTCCACATCACCCTGTTACCTCCTCCATGACATCTAGACGGCGTTGCACAGCCATATGTGTGTCACACACTGTGCTCTGAGCTGAATCTCCTCGTGGAGGGCTGAAGGGTTCTGCAGCTGTGGGAAAATGAGTCTTTTCACTGTGGGACCCTTAGTTTTCCATAATGCCA
Encoded proteins:
- the PLAC9 gene encoding placenta-specific protein 9 isoform X2, whose protein sequence is MRSLLCALAGLALLRAAGSLAAAEPFSPPRGDSAQSTVCDTHMAVQRRLDVMEEMVEKTVDHLGTEVKGLLSLLEELAWNLPPGPFSPAPDLLGEDGF
- the PLAC9 gene encoding placenta-specific protein 9 isoform X1, coding for MRSLLCALAGLALLRAAGSLADGREDRGSPGDRGERSAEPAGGAGLEPAPGTLQPRSRPPRRRWLLSPGAAAQQLEVVHLPGSTHRASPVLSPSFLSFV
- the PLAC9 gene encoding placenta-specific protein 9 isoform X3; this encodes MRSLLCALAGLALLRAAGSLAAAEPFSPPRGDSAQSTVCDTHMAVQRRLDVMEEMASEPRSCSPAAGGGAPARQHPQSQPCPLAVLPQLRVK